The Theileria equi strain WA chromosome 2 map unlocalized gcontig_1105316255037, whole genome shotgun sequence genomic sequence TTGGCGGATTAAGTGACAAAATGGGTGCCGATGATGGTAAGTTGAATGCGATGTCTTGAGCAAAGCAAAAGACTGGAGAACGGAGTGAGCCTGAGCGACcaacaggagctctatggtgaccaaagggagcCTATAGAAGAGTAGGGAGTAACTAAGGTactggtctgctccctttggtcgcattgagatactcatgtatctcagagttttgaaagaccatactctctgaacatggaggatgaccGGGGATGTGGTATATGAACTCAGTTTACGgataaagaaaaaatgtGGAAAGAACGGAAAAAAATGTAGTTGCCCAGGTAATGATACCATACCCGGCTTAACAGCCAAGAAGGAGGATAGTATTGAAAATGTTGTCGGTTTTGTTTCATATATTCATTACAGTAAAAAGGAATTCAGAGTACTCAAAAGTATAGGTAATGATGATGAGGAGCCGAATGTTGAAAGCTACCAAGAAGTTAAAAGGGTCAAGAGTGTTGctgtttactactgggagAAGGATGAAAGAAAACCTCTTCTTATTGAAGTAGAGACTAGTACTGGAAAGGAATACTATTATAAATACagaaagaatgaaaaggaagcaGATGACACTCATaagatttggaaaaaagaTGCCAGTTCTAATGGAACATCCTTGCAAGATAGACTCCATGAGAGAAATCTCGGTATCAACAATGTTTTCCCTCTTAATCTTAGTAATCCTGAGAAGCCTTTTGAGTCAACCTCCAACATTGCAAAGAATGTAAGAGTAGAACTCTCTAAAACGACTTCCCTTTCTGGTAGTAGCTATACGTTTACTGAGTATAAGCTCAATCGCCAGGGAGAGACAAGGTTTTCTATGGCAGTACTTGACAAGAAAAAGACTAACATTCAAATTCCTCCTAATGAGATAATTACTAATTTCAGACTTTACTTTTCTGGTACATCAACAGTGCCTGTTGCGCTCGAGTTTAAACTACAGAATGGAAAGTCCAGATTAATTTATAGCACGAGTAAAGACGGTACTGAATGGCAGGAGGATGGCAGTAGTGATAATACATCCTATGATAATACTGAAAACAGTCGATTCACGGCAGAATTTATCAATAAGCTAGATGAATTTTCTTGTGAGCATCGCAAAGAAGTCGCCATTGACTTATCCTCTTCTAGAAATGGATCCTATTGCTGCAAAGAGCATGCAGGTACTAAGGGTAAGGATGAGGGAAAGGTCAGAGTTGAGAAAAATGAAGTTTCCTGTGAACATAATCAATCACCATCCATTCCATATcaaaaacataccattAGTTCTGGATGGAGTATTTCCGGTATAAAATACCATGAAAGTGACCACTCTAGTGGCGAAGTGAGGATGATAAAACTAGGCGATAAAGCATTTCCAATCTCTGGTGTACAAGCCATATATGCGGTATATTGCAGAAATGATCCAAAACTAATATATATCGAAGGTGGACCTCAGGAAGTTAAGGGTTGGTGGTTTAAAAAACCCACTAGAGGtgataatgaaaatgaagattgGACAAAAGTAGATCTCCCTAACATGCAACCAAAAGATTTAAGTGAGAATACAAAccatgaaaaatataacaaactTATTGAGGAACTAAGGACTGTTGAATGTGTAGGTTTGCAAAAATGTACTGAATCTGCTCAACCCTTATCTCCAGTACAAGTTGCTCCTGCTACTACTTCTGTTCATCCTGGACCTATAGGACCTACTGGTAAAGCTGGTGATAGAGGCTCTGCCGGTAATAATCCAGAAAAACCTCTATCTCCTGGTGATCCTGGTGCTGGACTTCctgaaaaatctactaATCAAGGTGGAGAAACTCAATTTGGTAGTTCATGGGCTAGAAGTGTTACCGGACTATTTGACTGGTCATTGGGTTCACTTTTTTCTGATGTTCAAGAAGCAGTTGCTAAAGGTATTGTTCAAGGCATTACAACCGCACCTTATCACCTGTTTAATGGTCTTTTCAGTGTTAATAAAGCTATATCTGAAGTACAAAAGTCTTATGGTGCTCAATCTCCTGTAGGTTCTCGTGGAACGGAAACCCACGAAGTTACTACTACTGATACCACTACTACTTCTGATTCTGCTGATTCTGAATCTGCTCCTGGAACTCCTCCTAAACCTGAAGCTCTTGGTGGACTTGGTCTTGCCACTGGTGGAGCTATAGGATCATGGGCTATCTTTGGAGCATCTTCGGGTACTCTTACAGGATCTGCTGCAaccttttttggaggatggaaactctataatcgctataaaggagatccttgggttagacagatttgagactctatggactctcccAGAGATGGCCTAGTAGGGAGACTAGCTtggatactgagtagtttgtctaatggagtactactgtGAGTAGATACTATGAAGCTCCCTGAAAATATGGATTAACCATCTTTAGCCCCGTTTGATCACACAGATTACTTCCATTGCTCAGATTTATATCACACATTAACATTTCACCCTTATACACCAACATTACAGAATACTTTCGGCGCATGTTCACGAGAATTGACAATTTTGTGGGCGAGTACGACTTTTTGGATTTAAACTACCCCTGCAACATCAGGTTCAAGGGCCATAACTTCCCGTCTGTGGCTCACGTAATTTACCTTTTGCGATATGTTCATAAAATCGATGGAGTTGAATATCACTTTACTCTTCATGGTGGATTACAAGAGACATTTGTAAATAGCATAACAGCTTTGAAGAGCGAGGATTTAAATAAAGATCTAGAGCCAGTAAGTTTATACATTTAACCCAATCCAAATATATGCATGTTACTCAAAACTGAGAATTAATGACCTGAATTTAGAACCCTGAATGGGAAAGCTGGAGATATGAATGTTTGGATAAAATTCTTCGTGATAAATTCAAGAGAAATGTAGAATTGCGAGAAAAATTACGCAAAACTGGTGATAGAGATATTCTTTATATATTGCATGACCTTTATTTGGGTTcagatggaaaaaatggaCAGAACATTTTGGGAAGGATCACGGAAGGAATAAGAGCAGATATTGAACAGTTCAAAGATCACGTGGTATGGTTATCTGTCTGCAATAACCTATGCAGCGAACCGTTTTCCATTGAGATTGAGCAAGATGATGATAGATTTGATCTAACGGGCTCCAATTGTTATGATATTGGAAGGCTTCCTAGTTGTCATATAAAGCCTCTAAATACATCAATAAGCAGAATTCACGCATCCGTATTTGTAGACAAGGGTGCAAACATATATATTGTTAATTACAACGCTTTAACTGGTCTTAAACTCAATAATCGCACCCTCGAAGCTCATACACCAAAAAGGCTCCACAATGGTGATGAGTTCACCTTGGGAACTTCTAGTAGGATATACAAGGTTTATATTGACAGAGATCACACAAGAGTGAGTTTTGTCTATCCATATAACTTTGTATACAGAACTACCTTGAAAGGGTTGAAGATAGAAGGAAGGaaaatgttaaaaaggCGTCACTCAAAGCCAAGAATTTGGAGAACGAGCTCAAGACATTTCTCGAAGGATCCTTGGAGGTATGTTTATAGATTCAAGTACATTAATAACTAAATGGGCATGGATTAGAGAGTCTATATCGGATGAAAGTATCCAAAATCATGAATAGAATACAAGAGGTATGTCATAAAACAGTGTTCCTCTTCTGTTCGTATACtattctgctcacaccagttgagacattaatggatcGTTAGTATGGAGactatggaaaatgatatATACTGGATActctattctcttctttttccAATGGGGTATGCTTGCTCgttcattcttccttttatCATCTCCCTCCTCTACGGAGCAATTACAGCGAATGAAGACTAATATACAGTTTGCAATAACCACTTGGTTTTCGAGAGGGAGGTAGCTGAGAGATATGAGGATTACTGCAGTACCGTGAGCAATGTGTCTAGTGAGATTATGTAGCGCCTTTTTGTGCTGTGGAGGAAGTAAAAcagatgaaaatgttacTACTAAACCTACTTCTCCCAttactcttgacctttccAACCCTGATGAGACAAAGTTAGATGTGCatatggaaaatgaatCCGAAGTGTCATTAAAGGAGTATTCTCCGAAGAATACCTTTCATATCTCCTCGGTTATTGAAGCTGATAAGGAACTATGGACTAGTAACGATGGTCTTAATCGTTGTCTTTCCTctcttatttataaaaatggtgatGAGGAAGTGCTGAATATTACAGTAGTGGAGAGAATGACAAGGTGCTTTAActactttgaaaagactggtaatgaatggaagagcATAGCTAAGAAGGAGGACTTTTTAACTAAGCTAAAGGCAATTATGGCAGGGTATACTTCCACTTTATCACCTCCTAGTGAAGAGTATACTACTCCCGCTCAATAGTTACCCCTCATGGAGAATACCTATTTCTACCATTAGGCAGtggagactctcatggTTGTATAACCTAACCCATGCAATAACTAGGAACCTTTATCCGTTTATCGCACACAAATTAATGATATAAACTCACCTGATTGACGCCCATGATTGCTCATATTCCCTACTCTGctatcttcatctttattcacAAAACAGGTCATGGTATCAAATGTATCATATAAGACGAAAAGGGCGGAGTTGTATGACTTCTTTGGCGTCTGTGGGGAAATAGACTCTATCAAAATACCGCAAAGAGGAAGATCAGAAGAAGGAGATGGTAAGTACGACTGCTTATATAGTCACTAGTATATACACACTGATTTCGCATTAATCGCAAACGTTC encodes the following:
- a CDS encoding hypothetical protein (encoded by transcript BEWA_036920A), which gives rise to MGADDEYFRRMFTRIDNFVGEYDFLDLNYPCNIRFKGHNFPSVAHVIYLLRYVHKIDGVEYHFTLHGGLQETFVNSITALKSEDLNKDLEPNPEWESWRYECLDKILRDKFKRNVELREKLRKTGDRDILYILHDLYLGSDGKNGQNILGRITEGIRADIEQFKDHVVWLSVCNNLCSEPFSIEIEQDDDRFDLTGSNCYDIGRLPSCHIKPLNTSISRIHASVFVDKGANIYIVNYNALTGLKLNNRTLEAHTPKRLHNGDEFTLGTSSRIYKVYIDRDHTRNYLERVEDRRKENVKKASLKAKNLENELKTFLEGSLEVMVSNVSYKTKRAELYDFFGVCGEIDSIKIPQRGRSEEGDDACASRGIAFIKFKTRKAAEAALEKDGTSLNYRKIQVKYATQDSWEATFVRSRERRSRSREYRRSRSTDRKRYRR